The following are encoded together in the Plasmodium knowlesi strain H genome assembly, chromosome: 8 genome:
- a CDS encoding transporter, putative: MDSYTEGGMSAIHREEEAIHGAEMDNGVKTSDHGNEEYEGGHYDNAAYHQGEQDGASYQQEYSSNAQNNQGEEGTVAGGYPYEGNYSNNLNKNLLRNVTNKKKKNKYEGIYNKGKGEMEKKKGGEKENTPYCSFNNFEGVSGGANQEGPVGEILQNGGGYGNQGHDEEKGENPGWSNHPDQSDDEQENEAPFNQEKLKKIDKKKKKMMEKVKRKKKENVDDKKFSEVYNSIYENLKKKKGSKKNAEDHYGNKNDFYEINYASSDQVNSTSSIDDDSLFSDDVLKKYIIGQVLNIIRTSFHWAITSFMLFTLFEHFSVFYVYRMVSFLTLLLFTPISIYLVKWRSVKFFLIATNTVRLVVWGFCVPFLYTLYRDEIKKYNVNRFYEFLFTILLLIDNVQVNISNLIDIDNNGIDFLSKKYHLKINERSKRKFLTLHQFFFDASFIVVNPLIIFVMYLFSNFFSEPYLRDVFIYLSSFIFAVITIISLVVYTLGLEEAESTLKRSGGKRHSTCLESQVTADESVDDMVEAGNYDRGEIEENDNYDDDDEDADAMKKRSNKRSDKGGEGENDHHRDNEDDFEKYYARHSSKEEKTLTYSTYPNIYNDQTKKYLTERSNIEYEQYNGFEQMSLKSQYKKQFNELLDNILRIKNENKLLFYICSLSFLNSVEDIMILMLIPLTSIYVCEFFYINNIFVQLLIAVILISLTKCFENISYYSNKKNIIALKDIFIGIILSGASLLFFFFPFLMINHLNIYSFLIFYIFCCLFYFFFSTNLKTTLSRNLQKYVRESKSDIYNFVGLFMSFMNLLFVILTIFFLSMLDNFVINYVMICFFLIVMLGFLYGWATTTLKDSN, encoded by the exons ATGGATTCGTACACCGAGGGAGGCATGTCAGCGATCCATCGAGAGGAGGAAGCCATACATGGTGCGGAAATGGACAACGGAGTGAAGACATCAGATCACGGAAATGAGGAATACGAGGGTGGTCATTACGACAACGCAGCGTACCATCAGGGTGAACAAGATGGGGCCTCGTATCAACAGGAATACTCATCCAACGCACAAAACAATcaaggggaggaaggaacagtTGCAGGTGGTTACCCATATGAAGGGAACTACAGTAATAACTTGAATAAGAATCTCTTGCGAAACgtaacaaataaaaaaaaaaaaaacaagtacgaaggaatatataataagggtaagggggagatggagaaaaaaaagggaggagagAAAGAGAACACCCCCTACTGTTCatttaacaattttgaagGAGTAAGTGGAGGAGCCAATCAGGAGGGCCCTGTTGGTGAGATACTCCAAAATGGGGGTGGATATGGAAACCAGGGCCACGatgaggaaaagggagagaaTCCAGGATGGAGCAACCACCCTGATCAGAGCGATGATGAGCAGGAGAACGAGGCCCCCTTTAACCAAGAgaagctaaaaaaaatagacaagaaaaaaaaaaaaatgatggaaaaggtgaagaggaagaagaaagaaaatgtggATGACAAAAAATTCAGTGAAGTGTACAATTCTAtatatgaaaatttaaaaaaaaaaaaaggatcgaaaaaaaacgcagaGGATCActatggaaataaaaacgaTTTCTACGAAATAAATTATGCTTCATCAGATCAGGTGAACTCTACATCTAGCATAGACGACGACTCTCTTTTCAGTGACGACGTGTTGAAGAAGTACATCATTGGTCAGGTGTTAAATATCATTAGGACATCCTTCCATTGGGCCATCACCTCATTTATGCTATTCACTTTGTTCGAGCACTTCTCTGTCTTTTACGTATACCGTATGGTATCATTCTTAACTCTGCTCCTTTTTACGCCCATTTCCATATATCTCGTTAAGTGGAGAAGCGTCAAATTCTTTCTAATAGCTACCAATACCGTTAGGCTTGTTGTATGGGGTTTCTGTGTCCCATTTCTCTATACTCTCTATCGtgatgaaattaaaaagtacaaCGTGAACCGTTTTTATGAGTTCCTGTTTACTATCTTGCTGTTGATTGATAATGTGCAAGTTAACATTTCTAATTTAATTGATATAGATAATAACGGAATAGATTTTCTATCGAAGAAGTATCACTTGAAGATTAACGAGAGATCCAAAAGGAAGTTCCTGACACTTCAtcagttttttttcgacGCTTCTTTTATTGTGGTGAATCCCTTAATTATATTTGTTATGTATCTATTTAGCAATTTCTTCAGCGAGCCCTACCTTCGGGATGTGTTCATTTATCTgtcttcattcatttttgccGTCATCACCATTATTTCCTTGGTGGTATACACCCTAGGGTTGGAAGAAGCTGAAAGTACGCTCAAGCGTAGTGGAGGGAAGCGCCATTCTACATGCCTGGAATCACAAGTTACTGCGGACGAAAGTGTAGACGACATGGTAGAAGCGGGAAATTATGACAGAGGTGAAATAGAGGAAAACGACAattatgatgatgatgatgaagatgcaGATGCAATGAAGAAACGTAGTAACAAACGCTCAGATAAAGGAGGGGAAGGTGAAAATGATCATCACCGTGATAATGAAGATGATTTTGAGAAATACTACGCCAGACATAGTagcaaggaggaaaaaacctTAACCTATAGTACCTACCCCAACATTTATAATGATCAAACAAAGAAATACCTGACTGAACGATCCAACATCGAGTATGAACAGTACAACGGTTTCGAGCAAATGTCCTTGAAGAGTCAATACAAAAAGCAATTTAACGAATTGCTTGATAATATCCTTCGCATTAAGAATGAGAACAAGCTCCTCTTTTATATATGCTCTCTCTCTTTCCTGAACAGTGTAGAGGATATCATGATTTTGATGCTCATTCCGTTGACTTCCATTTACGTGTGTGAGTTTTTCTACATCAATAATATCTTCGTGCAACTCCTCATCGCCGTTATCTTGATCTCCCTGACCAAGTGTTTTGAGAACATCTCCTATTACTCCAATAAGAAGAACATTATTGCGCTTAAGGATATTTTCAT CGGAATCATCCTGTCTGGAGcctcccttcttttctttttcttccccttcctgaTGATCAACCACCTGAACATTTACagctttttaattttctacattttttgttgcctcttctattttttcttttctaccaATTTGAAGACCAC GCTATCTCGAAACCTGCAAAAGTACGTACGAGAGTCCAAGTCGGACATTTATAACTTCGTGGGGCTCTTCATGTCCTTCATGAATCTTCTGTTTGTAATTCTGACGATCTTCTTCCTGTCCATGTTGGATAACTTTGTCATTAACTACGTAAtgatttgcttctttttgatCGTCATGTTGGGTTTTCTCTACGGCTGGGCCACCACCACGTTGAAGGACTCCAATTAG